The stretch of DNA TAAGTGCTTATTCCCACTGGTGTGGGgcccctattgggcccaataggtccagTTGTTCTAGGGCCGGCCCTGCCTGGGCCCACCAATTGGagctttgccctgggcccactgcaCCCTGACTCCACCCACATTTGATGCAGAAAACATTATAAATACCATTAACCCTTGCATGTGCCTCACCTATTACTAATTATttatcaatataaatatgtattatcagATATTGCTAAAAGAATTGGttcttaaagggatggttcaccctCAGGTTAAcgtttaatatgttacagaatggcccattcttagcaacttttcagttggtcttcattatttatttattttttttataatttttaaattatttgctttcttctgcctctttccacctttcaaataagggtcactgaccccctcatcccaaatactattgctctgtgaagctacaactttattgttattgtttatttttattagttatatttatatgtaggcCCTTCTctgtttatattcctgtctcaACCACTGTCTGGTgactagcaaccacatagctgctgaaacacccaaactggagagttgctgaactataagctaaataattaaaaaaaaatgcaaataataaaaataaagaccaattgcaaattgtctcagaatagcactctttacatcatactaaaagttaatttaaactttaaagttCTTGTATAAGAACACCATAAAGTATCTAAAACTCTTTTAAATCACCTCTATGTGCCActatcagcaggcagcatttactgcttcttgtttaaaagcaaacatctaattggttgccatgggttactagaccaacCAATTGATACTTGCACAGTGCTCCTCCTATATTACCTCTAGTGACTGTAGATGAATCTATTCAGTAATGATGTAGCCTTCATTTCATGGGCAAGCAAGTATAGAAACATCAGTGTTTAgggttttctttccctttttattgttatttaaggTTTAACAACAAACAGACATATAAATGGGACCTTCAAGGAAACCAGAATACACTATAAACACaatataataacaaaacaatGTGGATCACAgtgaaataatacaaatataatataaatgcattcaagtcatagaataataaataatatgtaaacaagttggggtgggggggggggggggggggggggggagaggtttAGTCCCAAAAGATCACTGAGGTTGAATTGCAATTATCACCATTACAGGGGATTCTAATGATCTGTTTGTTCCAGCTCTGATTTACAGgcgctataaaaaaaaatgctattaatAGTTGAGGTATTAATGCCAATCAGAGCCGGGGGCAATTACCCTGAGTAATTAGGGAATATTAAGctgaaatatataataatgataaatacatattaatcacATATTTACACATAAATGAAAATGGCCTGGCCAGGctgcagatagggttgccaccgggCAGAGAAGGTCAATGTACCATAGAAACATTCAGGGTATGACTGGGTATTTGTGACTTTGTGTTACTGAAGGGACAGTGGGAGCTGAGAGACGTCGCTGACACTTTCTATGTTCTCTACTATCTCTATCACATCTTCCACTTGGCCTTCCCCCAGCACATGGAGGGCATTGGAACGGAATTTCTTCAGCAGAGACTCCCTGCTCAGCGGGTTCCTCCAATGACCATAGAACGTGTCGGTTCTTCCTATCTTCACATCTCCGTTTTTCAGCACAATGACGACTTCTCCGTACATTTTATCGAAGTTTGCCACATTGTCTTCCGGATGCTCCAGTACCACCTTCTTCAAGAGGCGGTGGAGGTCACGCCGATGCAGGTTGTCCTCGCTGAAGGAGCCAACGTTGACTTGTCCATCCAGGAGAGCTGTGCAAGCATTGAACTGGAAAGAGTGGCGTGCCTCATGCTCTGACTCAGGATAAGGCCTGTTGATGTATTTGGATACTGGGACTCGGAGAACTATGGACTGAATGGCAGATGGATCGAATGAGCCATAGTGGTTTATGAGTCTGTTTCTAACAGAGACGGAGGCGTCTGCTATCCAGTGCATTCCCAGATGTGCCGGGAAAGACTTAAAGGCAATGTCTTGCTTCTCCAGGAGAAATTCATAGTCCTCTCCTGCCGGGGACAATGATTTGGGCTGATAATCTCCATAGAAAGCACTAAAACCTGAGCAGCCGGGAACGTAATCCAGAATAAGAGCATTGGCTTCCATTCCCTTTGAGGCCAGCAGTGCAGCTTCTAGGCCCAGTCTGGTGGCATTTCCAATGTGCAGCGGCTTTGAAAGTGTTGCAGCATTTGCCATGGGAGCCCCAGCCAGCGAGGCGGCAATGGCCAGTGCGTGGGTGCATTGCTCTCGGTTTAATGACAGgagtttggctgctgctgctgcacttcCCATGGTTCCGACAACTGAGGGAGGGTGAAACCTGCAGGAAAATAAATAGCGTTGAATGAccttattctttattctttatgaCTTTATTCTTTATACAGTAAGTaagtaaaaatcccataggaatgaatagaacatggctgAGTTTgtatgaattaaaggagaagtaaaggtaaaaactaagtaagcttgatcagaaaggtttatgtaaatacagccataagcactcacagaaacgctgcactgagccctctatcaaaagaaacacagggtttcttgtctcctcttttgtaaacatgttcttggggtatctgatttcctctcttagaaaaatccctcATTCCCagagccagagtctgcacagcgctctcctctctcccctttcctgctcccccctctcacaagaatgctaagaactccctccccctctcttaggaatgtgtgatctgtgctattatggctagagactgcaggcaggaagctacttaaaatggcagctgctatcttaagcaaacggagggagcttctagtgctctttactcaagtatggtaaagctttctgcagaataaatatagtgttctaggtgccactaatgtggcaaatctgttggcaataaaatgccaaaatgactttccttcttctttaagctttaaactcacattttgataaattcgCCCCTATGTGTGCAACACAACTGGGTAAAATATACACCTTTTAGTGGACTTTCATGGACAAATTAGgatgaaaaatatatgtaatcTGATCTTTAAAGGTGAAACGTCATTTAagtttagattccctttaattAGTAGAAATGCACCTAATGATTACAGAAATCTGAGCCCATCTGAGTGCATATATTTGCCTAGTCCAAAAGCCCATTGTAATCAATCAGCAGCTTTTTactgcagtgggggggggcaagttATTATTCTccagtctgtgggttctggcaatgccagaggggctgctgtaagttgccatagacactcactatttattgggctggtgggggctgtttgggcctctgtgtataataaaaagaaaactataatatttgcaccaggtctagtaatgCACAGAAACAAATGAAATGCTAGTtttcaggtgaccagtaaatgctaccctctcattggttgctatgggtgactagaCCAGGtgcaaacattgcaccttttattacattacccattaTTATGCATAGTAGATGCACCCTTTAGTCTAGAAACAATTGTCCTGTGTGTGTTTAGCCACTTACTTTTTAGGAATATTCTTGGCTTCGTGGGAGAAACACATGAGCCGTCCTTGCACCTCAATCCCCACGTTATAGGCAGTTAGTAGGTCTTCCCCACTGATTCGCTTCTCTTTAGAGAACAATTGGCTCAGTGCCAGAATGGAAGGCACCACTGCGCCTGAGGGATGGGTGGCAGGGTGCCAGGTGTCATCGAAGTCCATGGAGTGAACCTAGGAAGAGACACAAATAGAACTTTATTATAGTAACAAGTTATATTAAACGAATAATTTCTCATTTATACCTGTGAAGCCTCATATTTTTATtgcagttagtttgcttttagcCCTGTATTAGCTAAACAAAGCCCCACCTGGTCTATCGTGTTCAGTGGAGCCTTAGATAAATAGATACTCATGCACTGTCCCCAAACACAACAGATACAGGTATTGCTTTCTACATACAGCACCAAATTCCCAAACATCATTAGTGAAAAAAGCGCATTGGGCAGTTCCTGTTGTTCCTGACCCATTCAATAAAACAATGCCCATATCATCATGGCCAATGACAATATTAAAGTAGACTTACTGCAACTCCATTGACATAGGCAGCCAGGGTTGGTGACAGCATTAGGTCCTTTCTTCCATACACTGAGCTAACAGCTGCTTTCCCATATCCAGAAGAGTGCAAATCCTGGGACAACACAAGCATGACCCGATATAAGTGACAGAATATTAAAGTTCTGGTCTCAGTAGTAATTATAAGTGAAGTTATTGCAGAATGTGGTTTATCCTGTCTGGAACCTGGGGCTAAAATGGTCTCTACCTATGGGGCAGGTATGGGTGAGGTACAGACAGTGGGGAACAAATGGGAGGGGGCTGGTCCAGCTGAGGAGGAGATGGGAGGGaggaaggatatatatatatatatatatagggcaagCAGTTGGACTGTGCTGTACCTGGCAGTACTGCAGAATAATGTCGAACACATGAGTGGTTGTGCCCACGAGGCCGACTCCGATGTTGTCCAGGATCATGCGCTTACTTCTGTGCCGTACAACGTCTGAGAGGTGCTCAGGGCGAATGTCAGTGATGAATGAGGCAAAAGTGCTTGTGACAGATTCTTCATACTGAGGACTGACAGCGACTGTAACATCGTAATAATAATGTAACGTTACATACTGCAAATAACTGAAGTAATAAAAGCATTGATTTGTATTCTATGTGGGTTTTATTAGTCTCAGTACAGACATTGAGAGTGGTCACTCTTTTGACTTGAATGGGACATGTCAGAAAGCTCACTACAGCATTTCTGGGCTCTAGCATttcccattcaagtcaatgggaggaAAGAGGGGATACTTCAGCTGGGTGCTTTATAACAGCTGGAATAATGTCCCATGGGCTGTCAGCCTATATgttttatagtgaataaagtacccctattgtaaaatatagggatattataaatcaccaaggagttccatgaccatattaaatgcgtttatacaggtcatggaactcagaggtgactaTAACCATAGTATAACCATAGTATTGACAGGAAAGACTTTATCTCAGgcaagaaaaataatataatatataacaagcAGAGAGCTATAATTTTCAAGGCAAAGCTAAAGGAGAGATATGCAAACATGGAAAAGCCAGTTCCCATAGAGGACATAACCTTTTAAAGCAGCGCTGTGGAGCTGTCTGCATATCTGCTGAAGTTTCTTGGAATTCTGTTGTGATTAAACAAACCAAACAGCAAATTAATGTTACGAACTAGAACGCTGCTTCCTTCAAGTCTGCTGAAAAGTCACATATTAACTCCTCTCTAGTGCTTCCAAGTTGTACAGAATTTGCTCATATCATTTATTTTCCCAAAGGCTGCACCTTCTAAATCTTCCTATATGACTGTTAGGCACTAACTACTGGGTTTTCCTGAATTACATAAGTGCAGTGGGTTTGTTTCTTCTGCATTGCTAAGCTTTCTCATATACTGGGggattaaaccattaaataaaaatctaagtacACTGTAATTCCTATGCATTTTCATTGAGAATAAAAAGCATTGTGTTATTGTAAGAAGAAT from Xenopus tropicalis strain Nigerian chromosome 8, UCB_Xtro_10.0, whole genome shotgun sequence encodes:
- the acod1lb gene encoding aconitate decarboxylase 1 like gene b (The RefSeq protein has 2 substitutions compared to this genomic sequence); translated protein: MFSATLQNSKKLQQICRQLHSAALKVAVSPQYEESVTSTFASFITDIRPEHLSEVVRHRSKRMILDNIGVGLVGTTTHVFDIILQYCQDLHSSGYGKAAVSSVYGRKDLMLSPTLAAYVNGVAVHSMDFDDTWHPATHPSGAVVPSILALSQLLSKEKRISGEDLLTAYNVGIEVQGRLMCFSHEAKNIPKKFHPPSVVGTMGSAAAAAKLLSLNREQCTHALAIAASLAGAPMANAATLSKPLHIGNATRLGLEAALLASKGMEANALILDYVPGCSGFSAFYGDYQPKSLSPAGEDYEFLLEKQDIAFKSFPAHLGMHWIADASVSVRNRLINHYGSFDPSAIQSIVLRVPVSKYINRPYPESEHEARHSFQFNACTALLDGQVNVGSFSEDNLHRRDLHRLLKKVVLEHPEDNVANFDKMYGEVVIVLKNGDVKIGRTDTFYGHWRNPLSRESLLKKFRSNALHVLGEGQVEDVIEIVENIESVSDVSQLPLSLQ